The proteins below are encoded in one region of Drosophila santomea strain STO CAGO 1482 chromosome 3R, Prin_Dsan_1.1, whole genome shotgun sequence:
- the LOC120451637 gene encoding single-strand selective monofunctional uracil DNA glycosylase isoform X2, which translates to MLKRKLNQQKDSLENGEPTKSFPRQDTTSDFFVEPLWLKFYETEVKLNEALDKLAPPASTPFIYNPIVYASQLHRDYLRRYMDGPKKLVFVGMNPGPNGMGQTGVRAYSCILSDPNELTHCRTLQIPFGNVRTVKVSMQLAGPVDQPPVVHPKRPVAGLDCRTEEPSGVRLWELFLRLAGSMQIFSRQCFVHNFCPLAFFGADGKNITPSELTGPYKRQLGDLCLETLDEQLELLKPHVIVAVGNAPTAAS; encoded by the exons ATGCTGAAGCGCAAATTAAATCAGCAAAAAGACAGTCTGGAGAATGGGGAGCCCACGAAGTCTTTCCCCAGGCAGGATACTACATCCGATTTCTTCGTTGAGCCGCTGTGGCTAAAATTCTATGAGACCGAAGTCAAGTTAAATGAGGCGCTGGACAAATTGGCTCCTCCTGCAAGCACTCCGTTCATCTATAACCCGATAGTGTATGCGTCCCAGCTGCACCGCGACTACTTGCGTCGTTATATGGACGGTCCCAAAAAGCTGGTATTTGTTGGGATGAATCCGGGACCCAATGGAATGGGCCAAACCGGAGTAAGAGCATATTCCTGCATATTATCCGATCCAAACGAATTGACACATTGTCGCACGCTGCAGATTCCATTTGGCAATGTGCGCACAGTAAAGGTCTCAATGCAGCTGGCAGGACCTGTGGACCAACCTCCTGTCGTGCATCCCAAACGTCCTGTCGCTGGCTTGGATTGTCGGACTGAGGAGCCCAGTGGTGTGCGCTTGTGGGAACTATTCCTCCGATTGGCTGGCAGCATGCAGATCTTCTCCCGGCAATGTTTCGTCCACAATTTCTGTCCGCTAGCTTTTTTCGGCGCTGACGGCAAGAACATAACACCCAGTGAACTTACTGGACCTTACAAAAGGCAGCTAGGCGACCTGTGTTTGGAAACCTTGGACGAACAATTGGAGCTCCTTAAGCCCCACGTGATTGTGGCTGTGGGAAA TGCTCCGACTGCCGCATCCTAG
- the LOC120451637 gene encoding single-strand selective monofunctional uracil DNA glycosylase isoform X1, whose protein sequence is MLKRKLNQQKDSLENGEPTKSFPRQDTTSDFFVEPLWLKFYETEVKLNEALDKLAPPASTPFIYNPIVYASQLHRDYLRRYMDGPKKLVFVGMNPGPNGMGQTGIPFGNVRTVKVSMQLAGPVDQPPVVHPKRPVAGLDCRTEEPSGVRLWELFLRLAGSMQIFSRQCFVHNFCPLAFFGADGKNITPSELTGPYKRQLGDLCLETLDEQLELLKPHVIVAVGKYVRSALKRSEYGKSHSVPVLRLPHPSPRSTNNTNWPEKAQAFLEENNLIRFMRNEA, encoded by the exons ATGCTGAAGCGCAAATTAAATCAGCAAAAAGACAGTCTGGAGAATGGGGAGCCCACGAAGTCTTTCCCCAGGCAGGATACTACATCCGATTTCTTCGTTGAGCCGCTGTGGCTAAAATTCTATGAGACCGAAGTCAAGTTAAATGAGGCGCTGGACAAATTGGCTCCTCCTGCAAGCACTCCGTTCATCTATAACCCGATAGTGTATGCGTCCCAGCTGCACCGCGACTACTTGCGTCGTTATATGGACGGTCCCAAAAAGCTGGTATTTGTTGGGATGAATCCGGGACCCAATGGAATGGGCCAAACCGGA ATTCCATTTGGCAATGTGCGCACAGTAAAGGTCTCAATGCAGCTGGCAGGACCTGTGGACCAACCTCCTGTCGTGCATCCCAAACGTCCTGTCGCTGGCTTGGATTGTCGGACTGAGGAGCCCAGTGGTGTGCGCTTGTGGGAACTATTCCTCCGATTGGCTGGCAGCATGCAGATCTTCTCCCGGCAATGTTTCGTCCACAATTTCTGTCCGCTAGCTTTTTTCGGCGCTGACGGCAAGAACATAACACCCAGTGAACTTACTGGACCTTACAAAAGGCAGCTAGGCGACCTGTGTTTGGAAACCTTGGACGAACAATTGGAGCTCCTTAAGCCCCACGTGATTGTGGCTGTGGGAAAGTATGTTCGCAGTGCCCTGAAGCGTTCGGAATACGGCAAATCTCATTCCGTTCCAGTGCTCCGACTGCCGCATCCTAGTCCGCGGTCCACTAACAACACCAACTGGCCCGAAAAGGCTCAAGCGTTTTTGGAGGAGAACAACCTAATCCGATTCATGCGGAATGAGGCTTGA
- the LOC120453698 gene encoding tRNA-specific adenosine deaminase 2, whose translation MAAFMEEALVEARRARDAGEVPVGCVFVHGGKVVARGGNEVNVHRNATRHAEFICIDAILASCRERRLPARQLFSEITVVVTVEPCIMCSAALHTLGVKEIIYGCENDRFGGKTVVDVAAVVGQRIQITGGVRADEAMALLKEFYKGDNPAAPPQAKKKK comes from the coding sequence ATGGCCGCCTTCATGGAGGAAGCGTTAGTGGAGGCGAGGCGGGCACGTGACGCCGGCGAGGTGCCCGTGGGCTGTGTGTTCGTTCATGGGGGCAAGGTGGTCGCACGTGGCGGGAACGAGGTGAACGTCCATCGGAACGCCACTCGCCACGCGGAATTCATTTGCATCGACGCCATCCTTGCCAGCTGCCGAGAGAGACGTCTTCCGGCCCGCCAGCTTTTCAGCGAGATCACTGTTGTGGTCACCGTGGAGCCCTGCATCATGTGCTCCGCCGCTCTGCACACTCTCGGTGTCAAGGAGATCATCTACGGCTGCGAGAACGACCGCTTTGGAGGGAAGACGGTGGTGGATGTGGCCGCCGTCGTCGGCCAAAGGATCCAGATCACAGGTGGTGTGCGGGCGGATGAGGCGATGGCTCTGCTAAAGGAATTCTACAAGGGCGACAATCCGGCGGCACCGCCACAGGCCAAGAAGAAAAAGTAG